A portion of the Stigmatella aurantiaca DW4/3-1 genome contains these proteins:
- a CDS encoding GPW/gp25 family protein has translation MSRAPQNLLVPFRRDRKRDFATGTGAELLASKVRQVLLTEGATPHSTGELPWRTSFGAGLSRLRHQSNNAVLAELARVYVRDALARWLPGVQLVQVRVEQDAATLTLRIHVRTHSTDVAVDVTHHW, from the coding sequence GTGAGTCGAGCGCCCCAGAATCTCCTCGTCCCCTTTCGCAGAGACCGAAAGCGCGACTTCGCCACGGGCACCGGGGCCGAGCTGCTCGCCTCGAAGGTGCGACAGGTGCTGCTGACGGAAGGCGCCACGCCCCATTCCACCGGCGAGCTGCCCTGGCGCACCAGCTTCGGCGCGGGCCTCTCGCGCCTTCGACACCAGAGCAACAACGCCGTGCTGGCGGAGCTGGCGCGCGTGTACGTCCGCGACGCCCTCGCGCGCTGGCTGCCTGGCGTCCAGCTCGTGCAAGTCCGCGTCGAGCAGGACGCAGCCACACTGACGCTTCGCATTCATGTCCGTACTCACAGCACGGACGTCGCAGTGGACGTGACCCACCACTGGTGA
- a CDS encoding phage baseplate assembly protein V, translating into MSTFDDDILAHDTRLLGMYVGYVTSRDDEAQLGRVRVCIPGVLEPESAWAWPLGTSGGGAKDTGFFAVPHVGAEVAVFFNQGDVDAPYYLSAHWGKPGGQSEVPEEAQVSPPDNRVLATPTFRVELDESAGKRKLKLTNRKTGDCLTFDAEENTVTLEATTALTLRAVGAISLEAAQVTIAGRVVRPIAEPL; encoded by the coding sequence ATGAGCACCTTTGACGACGACATCCTCGCCCATGACACGCGCCTCCTCGGAATGTACGTGGGCTACGTCACCAGCCGCGACGACGAGGCGCAGCTCGGCCGCGTCCGCGTGTGCATCCCTGGTGTCCTCGAGCCCGAGTCCGCCTGGGCCTGGCCCCTGGGCACCTCCGGTGGAGGCGCCAAGGACACGGGCTTCTTCGCGGTGCCACACGTCGGCGCCGAGGTGGCCGTCTTCTTCAACCAGGGCGACGTCGACGCCCCCTACTACCTCAGCGCGCACTGGGGGAAGCCAGGCGGACAGAGTGAGGTGCCGGAGGAGGCCCAGGTGTCTCCGCCCGACAACCGAGTCCTCGCCACGCCCACCTTCCGTGTCGAACTCGACGAGTCCGCGGGAAAGAGGAAGCTGAAGCTCACCAACCGGAAGACGGGCGACTGCCTCACCTTCGACGCGGAGGAGAATACCGTCACCCTGGAGGCCACCACCGCCCTCACCCTGCGCGCCGTAGGCGCCATCTCATTGGAGGCGGCCCAGGTCACCATCGCTGGCCGTGTGGTGCGCCCCATTGCTGAGCCGCTCTGA
- a CDS encoding phage late control D family protein, which translates to MTRPLDRTAPGVRLTLLAHERARGGEPLSLEGRVLGLTFEDSATKADKLSLQLDNFDLALFDRAELVGGTVLEVSWGYPRLMAPPRRVVVKKLKGFQVLTVEGQALSALMHREAKARTWKGKTRAQVVREVAAEYGYEEDSVHVEDTGESFDTIHQAGETDARFLRRLAAREEFEFHVDDKGLTFSPRNQAAAPTQVLWWYADAGRGDILSVNVESELGRRVGQVGVRGRDAMAKANIEAQASSATVERTTLADFLEVVDKRTGTTSLQLRNSTTSVQPTSASTPAQAQRESEARFRRAEAGTVKLSLQVVGNPSLRAKSVVEVRGISSFLSGRYYVTEAKHVLSSSGYTTDLKLSRDGTGRRQQASPEKQGQPQGGQPNVCMPAKGGVLTEMEVVDKQSGTTHVEYRSNGQTIGAGDPESGISPPK; encoded by the coding sequence ATGACTCGGCCCCTCGACAGGACTGCGCCTGGCGTGCGCCTCACGCTGCTGGCACACGAGAGGGCCCGCGGCGGCGAGCCCCTCTCCCTTGAGGGCCGCGTCCTCGGCCTCACCTTCGAGGACAGCGCGACGAAGGCCGACAAGCTGTCCCTCCAGTTGGACAACTTCGACCTGGCCCTCTTCGACAGGGCGGAGCTGGTGGGCGGCACGGTGCTGGAGGTGTCCTGGGGTTACCCGAGGCTCATGGCTCCTCCGCGGCGAGTGGTGGTGAAGAAGCTGAAGGGCTTCCAGGTGCTCACCGTCGAGGGCCAGGCCCTCAGCGCCCTCATGCACCGCGAGGCGAAGGCGCGCACCTGGAAGGGCAAGACGCGCGCCCAGGTGGTGCGCGAGGTGGCCGCCGAGTACGGCTACGAGGAGGACTCCGTCCATGTCGAGGACACCGGAGAGTCCTTCGACACCATCCACCAGGCCGGGGAGACGGATGCGCGCTTTCTCCGCCGCCTGGCTGCGAGGGAGGAGTTCGAATTCCACGTCGACGACAAGGGCCTCACCTTCAGCCCGCGCAACCAGGCCGCCGCCCCCACCCAGGTGCTGTGGTGGTACGCGGACGCGGGCCGAGGCGACATCCTCTCCGTTAACGTCGAGTCGGAGCTGGGCCGCCGAGTGGGCCAGGTGGGCGTCCGTGGCCGGGACGCCATGGCCAAGGCGAACATCGAAGCCCAGGCGAGCAGTGCCACCGTGGAGCGCACCACCCTCGCGGACTTCCTCGAGGTGGTGGACAAGCGCACGGGCACCACATCGCTGCAGCTCCGCAACAGCACCACCAGCGTCCAGCCCACCTCAGCCTCGACACCTGCCCAAGCCCAGCGCGAGTCCGAGGCCCGCTTCCGACGCGCCGAAGCCGGCACGGTGAAGCTGTCCCTCCAGGTGGTGGGCAACCCCTCCTTGCGCGCGAAGTCCGTCGTGGAGGTGCGCGGCATCTCCAGCTTCCTGTCCGGCCGGTACTACGTCACCGAGGCGAAGCACGTCCTCTCCTCCTCCGGCTACACCACGGACTTGAAGCTGTCGCGCGACGGCACCGGCCGCCGGCAGCAAGCCAGCCCCGAGAAGCAAGGCCAGCCCCAGGGCGGTCAGCCCAACGTCTGCATGCCCGCGAAGGGCGGCGTGTTGACGGAGATGGAGGTCGTCGACAAGCAGTCCGGTACCACGCACGTCGAGTACCGCAGCAACGGGCAAACCATCGGCGCCGGGGACCCCGAGTCGGGCATCAGCCCCCCGAAGTGA
- a CDS encoding phage tail tape measure protein, which yields MLNNLGLGFVFTARDLASGTIQGLERNFTSLDRRVGLGTARIETAFQRLGVAMAIFTAGAVTVGASLSLANVAGQFEQALAGVAAVSGASAEVLGQLRDAAIQASLATQFTPTESVLGLRELTQAGFTAAEAMKLLLPVLDLAGGSLGELTPQGAAGLASQAMKAFGISVDDAGVSVDQMLQAVNVFALSANELPLALGTAARGAQALNQSLPETLIALGLVKNVVPGVERASTAVAVAMERMADPQVQKHLRGLGVAVTDSKGNFLSFLGILDKLSPALERMTAAQRSAFLLKAFGREALGGVNAILTQFSNGIRKDTGEVVRGADALKYLRDQFENAGGTATKFREQMLDTFEGQKTLLSGNLETLAIVLGEPFSQVLKPLVTLVASAVQQVLGVFQALPGPVKRAFAAFALGAGALATLVGAVIAAKVGLALMVVGLKVLGLTLGGLLATVLPAVGAVVLLGVAAAGLAYAFRHNLGGLGDFARRVQEQVTLAFRGLVQLFEDGGFSGAVREELGRAENAGLKDFLINLYLWGHRIHSFFSGIADGFSAGLEAARPTLEAFQATLGRVGEALGFLSERDDAATAAAKFAAFGNAGATVGRALVRVFDFVVLGMTAAAEVVEGLAGQWGYMKAGVDVLLGSLAHLGRVLGGALSGLFGTTSAVQQGTSGWTLMGEAIGFAIGNITSVVGVLVSAVSLVVSVVGGILNAALAAFSGIVDVFWGVVLMLSGALTGNWAEAWTGLKLIVFGVVDAISGVLLELVGAILGVVDAVASLFGKDTGLQQALRTARLTLHRDLSVAFGLEDSPGSAPAPVASTASTLPAEWPLESSSMPAVAALQASLPQAEVFSSQPDAPPAPPVLVSVQVDGEVLAQATARAERDAASRSFSPMPAY from the coding sequence GTGCTCAACAACCTCGGCCTGGGTTTCGTCTTCACCGCGAGAGACTTGGCCTCCGGCACTATTCAGGGGCTGGAGCGCAACTTCACGAGCCTGGACAGGCGCGTGGGGCTCGGCACTGCGCGCATTGAAACCGCATTCCAACGGCTCGGCGTGGCCATGGCCATCTTCACGGCCGGCGCCGTCACCGTGGGCGCATCCCTCTCCCTGGCCAACGTCGCCGGCCAGTTCGAGCAAGCCCTGGCGGGCGTGGCCGCCGTCTCCGGCGCCTCGGCCGAGGTGCTTGGGCAGCTACGTGACGCTGCCATCCAGGCCAGCCTCGCCACGCAATTCACTCCCACCGAATCCGTGCTGGGCCTGCGCGAACTTACCCAGGCCGGCTTCACAGCCGCTGAGGCCATGAAGCTGCTGCTGCCGGTGTTGGACCTGGCCGGAGGCTCGCTGGGAGAGCTGACTCCCCAGGGTGCGGCGGGCCTCGCCTCCCAGGCTATGAAGGCCTTCGGCATCTCCGTCGACGATGCCGGCGTCTCCGTCGACCAGATGCTCCAGGCCGTCAACGTCTTCGCCCTCAGCGCGAATGAATTGCCCCTAGCCCTCGGCACCGCCGCGCGTGGTGCGCAGGCCCTCAACCAGTCCCTGCCCGAGACGCTCATCGCCCTGGGCCTCGTGAAGAACGTCGTCCCCGGCGTGGAGCGAGCCTCCACCGCCGTGGCCGTGGCCATGGAGCGCATGGCCGACCCCCAGGTCCAAAAGCACCTGCGCGGACTGGGCGTTGCTGTCACCGACTCCAAGGGCAACTTCCTCTCCTTCCTCGGCATCCTCGACAAGCTGTCGCCCGCCCTTGAGCGCATGACGGCGGCGCAGCGCTCCGCGTTCCTGTTGAAGGCGTTCGGCCGCGAAGCGCTCGGTGGCGTGAATGCCATCCTCACGCAGTTCTCCAACGGCATCCGCAAGGACACCGGCGAAGTCGTCCGAGGCGCCGATGCCCTCAAGTACCTGCGCGACCAGTTCGAGAATGCGGGCGGCACGGCCACGAAGTTCCGCGAGCAGATGCTGGATACCTTCGAGGGGCAGAAGACGCTGTTGTCCGGGAACCTGGAAACGCTGGCCATCGTTCTCGGAGAGCCCTTCAGCCAGGTGCTGAAGCCCCTCGTCACCCTCGTCGCCAGCGCGGTGCAGCAGGTGCTGGGTGTCTTCCAGGCGTTGCCCGGCCCGGTGAAGCGCGCCTTCGCAGCCTTCGCGCTCGGAGCTGGTGCCCTGGCTACCCTCGTCGGCGCCGTCATCGCCGCGAAGGTGGGCCTGGCGCTGATGGTGGTGGGCCTCAAGGTGCTGGGCCTCACGCTGGGTGGCCTTCTCGCCACGGTGCTTCCGGCCGTGGGCGCTGTCGTCCTCCTGGGCGTCGCCGCAGCCGGCCTCGCCTACGCCTTCCGTCACAACCTCGGTGGCCTGGGCGACTTCGCGCGGCGTGTGCAGGAGCAGGTGACGCTCGCCTTCCGCGGCCTCGTCCAGCTCTTCGAGGACGGCGGCTTCTCCGGCGCGGTGCGGGAGGAGTTGGGCCGGGCGGAGAACGCCGGCCTGAAGGACTTCCTCATCAACCTCTACCTGTGGGGCCATCGCATCCACAGCTTCTTCTCTGGTATCGCTGACGGCTTCTCTGCCGGCCTGGAAGCCGCGCGCCCCACCCTCGAGGCCTTCCAGGCGACGCTAGGGCGAGTGGGCGAAGCGCTGGGCTTCCTCTCCGAGAGGGACGACGCGGCCACCGCAGCCGCGAAGTTCGCCGCCTTCGGCAACGCGGGGGCCACGGTGGGCCGCGCCCTCGTCCGCGTCTTCGACTTCGTCGTCCTCGGCATGACGGCAGCCGCGGAGGTGGTGGAAGGCCTGGCGGGACAGTGGGGCTACATGAAGGCCGGCGTCGACGTCCTCCTGGGCAGCCTAGCGCACCTGGGCCGCGTCCTCGGCGGGGCACTCTCGGGCCTTTTTGGCACCACCTCCGCTGTGCAGCAGGGCACCAGTGGGTGGACGCTCATGGGGGAAGCCATCGGGTTTGCCATCGGCAACATCACCAGCGTCGTGGGCGTGCTGGTGTCCGCCGTCTCCCTCGTGGTGTCGGTGGTGGGGGGAATCCTCAACGCAGCCCTGGCGGCATTCTCCGGCATCGTCGACGTCTTCTGGGGTGTGGTGTTGATGCTGAGCGGAGCCCTCACCGGCAACTGGGCCGAAGCGTGGACGGGCCTGAAGCTCATCGTCTTCGGGGTGGTGGACGCCATCTCCGGCGTCCTCTTGGAGTTGGTGGGCGCCATCCTCGGTGTCGTGGACGCGGTGGCGAGCCTCTTCGGCAAGGACACCGGCCTCCAGCAGGCGCTGCGGACGGCCCGGCTTACCCTCCACCGGGACTTGTCCGTCGCCTTCGGCCTTGAGGACTCCCCCGGCTCGGCCCCGGCGCCCGTCGCCTCGACGGCCTCCACCTTGCCGGCGGAGTGGCCCCTGGAGTCCTCGTCCATGCCGGCGGTGGCAGCCCTCCAGGCCTCGCTGCCCCAGGCCGAGGTGTTCTCGTCGCAGCCGGACGCGCCTCCCGCGCCGCCCGTCCTCGTGAGTGTCCAGGTGGACGGAGAAGTGCTTGCCCAGGCTACGGCGCGCGCCGAGAGGGACGCCGCCTCCCGCAGCTTCTCCCCCATGCCGGCGTACTGA
- a CDS encoding DUF262 domain-containing protein yields MKIYDEGSEPLHELLKGSSSDQGATLLVPDLQRPYVWTPSQVTLLVDSLLRGWPFGTLLLWKVHKEDLARIPSRPFWRVADRTGEFGDEQVSKSNPPAEFRMVLDGQQRLQSLLLAFGGDSWGFRLLDQEWSTVLDAERPRGRNARRHWSMGHLCLDVWSFRDRVKSAGGVANVDFRDVLSWVVQSPTEGRSTLKRPVNYKHPIASTHDAENKGRFIRLSRLWDLASTQAGLFEKYFRDKLKPLLELHDVPKDVIDDVLEPLAELVVTLVGIKLSKVSYLQLAPFNAEVFSQDLYNDAIVNIFTRLNTAGRALTRQEITFAWIKTGWDASKTGNRTAGRCFEELSEALAEEKVNIDIDALVGSVSAMWSVLHGDGALLTATDLLRGEKVRPMAQDLVNSWETVSTNAIEGAKLVDDRSFHFGTHYRSLNVLTLLLAWRLLGRQWLATHPLSVLAKDGFEKALDAAFGNNCDRWILMSQWSGRWGKSTDKALADYVKDLAADWTKISSLSAPDDVIAVLKARMEAWNGALQAESSKYIDDLAVLTRDRVHDYYLPLWLWHRIDTQRWKASAISLRESKRGSLSFDVDHVVAVKLWETLPGAQPQVDPEDDSALSADDLSTTMNALGNCCLLEKSFNIAKGAEPLGAFLQRVHDFKTGTLKVDDWTKELGIDPTLVDPTGKPTADVRVVVEARTTAMKSELKEYLAGTRQRADV; encoded by the coding sequence ATGAAAATCTATGATGAAGGGTCCGAGCCACTGCACGAACTCCTCAAGGGGTCGAGTTCCGACCAAGGCGCGACGCTGCTCGTGCCTGACCTTCAGCGCCCGTATGTCTGGACACCAAGCCAAGTCACGCTTCTCGTTGACTCGCTACTCCGCGGTTGGCCGTTCGGCACCCTACTCCTCTGGAAGGTGCACAAGGAAGACCTCGCAAGGATTCCGTCGCGGCCATTCTGGCGTGTTGCAGACCGCACCGGCGAGTTCGGCGACGAGCAGGTCAGCAAGAGCAACCCGCCAGCGGAATTCCGCATGGTCCTTGATGGCCAACAGCGCTTGCAAAGCCTCTTGCTCGCATTCGGCGGTGATAGCTGGGGTTTTCGTCTACTAGACCAAGAGTGGTCGACAGTCCTCGACGCAGAGCGGCCTCGAGGGCGTAACGCAAGGCGCCACTGGTCGATGGGCCACCTTTGCCTCGACGTGTGGTCGTTCCGCGATCGTGTAAAGTCAGCGGGCGGCGTCGCGAACGTTGACTTCCGCGACGTATTGTCATGGGTTGTCCAAAGCCCCACCGAGGGCCGGTCGACACTGAAGAGACCAGTCAACTACAAGCATCCAATCGCGAGCACGCATGACGCGGAGAATAAGGGGCGATTCATTCGCCTAAGCCGCCTATGGGATCTCGCGTCGACGCAGGCTGGCCTGTTTGAGAAGTACTTCCGCGACAAGCTCAAGCCACTCCTAGAATTGCATGATGTCCCCAAGGATGTCATCGACGACGTGCTTGAGCCGCTCGCCGAACTAGTTGTGACACTCGTTGGGATTAAGCTGTCGAAGGTGTCCTACCTTCAGCTCGCGCCGTTCAACGCAGAGGTCTTCAGCCAGGACCTCTACAACGACGCCATCGTCAACATCTTCACCAGACTCAACACGGCCGGTCGCGCTCTCACGCGTCAGGAGATCACATTCGCCTGGATCAAGACCGGCTGGGATGCGAGCAAGACCGGCAATCGCACTGCGGGCCGATGCTTCGAAGAACTGAGCGAAGCGCTTGCCGAAGAGAAGGTGAACATTGACATCGATGCACTCGTCGGCTCCGTCTCTGCGATGTGGTCAGTACTCCACGGAGATGGCGCCTTGCTGACGGCAACCGACCTGCTTCGCGGCGAGAAGGTGCGGCCGATGGCACAGGACCTGGTGAATAGCTGGGAAACTGTCTCGACGAATGCCATCGAAGGCGCGAAGCTCGTGGACGACCGAAGCTTCCATTTCGGCACGCACTATCGGTCACTAAACGTCCTCACATTGCTGCTCGCCTGGCGGCTGCTTGGCCGACAGTGGCTTGCGACGCACCCACTATCGGTGCTGGCCAAGGACGGGTTCGAAAAGGCCCTCGACGCCGCATTCGGAAACAACTGTGATCGGTGGATTCTCATGTCGCAGTGGTCGGGCCGATGGGGAAAGTCGACCGACAAGGCGCTAGCCGATTATGTCAAGGACCTAGCCGCCGACTGGACGAAGATCTCGTCACTCTCCGCGCCCGACGACGTCATCGCTGTACTCAAGGCCCGCATGGAAGCGTGGAACGGTGCGCTGCAAGCCGAATCATCGAAGTACATCGACGACCTCGCAGTCCTCACCCGCGACCGAGTGCACGATTACTATCTGCCACTGTGGCTCTGGCATCGGATTGATACGCAGAGATGGAAGGCGTCGGCGATTTCTCTCCGGGAGTCGAAGCGCGGGAGCTTGAGCTTCGATGTCGACCACGTTGTGGCGGTCAAGCTCTGGGAGACGCTGCCTGGCGCGCAACCACAGGTTGACCCCGAGGACGATAGCGCGCTGAGCGCCGACGACCTGTCGACGACGATGAACGCCCTCGGCAATTGCTGTTTGCTCGAGAAGTCCTTCAACATCGCAAAGGGGGCCGAGCCGCTCGGCGCATTTTTGCAGCGGGTTCACGATTTCAAGACCGGGACGCTCAAGGTCGACGACTGGACGAAGGAGCTCGGCATAGACCCGACGCTCGTCGATCCCACCGGGAAGCCTACGGCCGACGTCCGGGTGGTCGTCGAAGCTCGAACCACCGCGATGAAGTCCGAGCTCAAGGAGTACTTGGCCGGCACGCGACAACGCGCCGACGTGTAG
- the ltrA gene encoding group II intron reverse transcriptase/maturase encodes MSAEPAKPGKPSSPATSHARDGASVVVRARESRAHGEGRQSTSTAPKPQGKATYVASSSDRSWLLNEQRKLYARSYENPVYVFCKLWGLITDPRNLRTAFARVASNRGRRTAGVDGLTARKVVAKGVDTFIDEVRKELRSGAYRPCPVRRVLIPKPGQPWKFRPLGIPTVRDRVVQAAVKNILEPIFEADFFPSSYGFRPGRSAHAALEELRKLLLPQHANTEAGTEIRLPYQWAIEGDIKGCFDNIDHHGLMERVRRRVGDTKVNRLIVAFLKAGVMAEEQFLRSSTGTPQGGILSPLLANIALAVIDERYERHVWPRRTPTLLHDTRMVQLRAAQNRNNDRRSRRDGRLVLVPIRYADDFIILVGAKPGPGSHERARTAALAEKAALAALLKETLNLELSEAKTAITPVTSPMRFLGHHVRVQRSPMYGWNSKCVIPKERSKRLRSLVREHFRGDTRNATLKKRLDLLNPTLRGWSNYYRHAWGAKRVFAALDSHVWWTIRRWLTAKHTKVGMRRLYAQYGWRKPGGRTWRWREGSTVPFEMVRQRVERYRHAWMKTPDFASTSRESPVHNERCTPGSAGGARKPAGASRTRRRAPTKPR; translated from the coding sequence GTGAGCGCCGAGCCCGCGAAGCCCGGCAAGCCGTCCAGTCCGGCGACGTCTCACGCGAGGGACGGAGCCTCCGTAGTAGTCCGAGCGCGGGAGAGCCGTGCACATGGCGAAGGGAGGCAGTCAACGAGTACGGCGCCAAAGCCGCAGGGGAAAGCCACGTATGTGGCATCCAGTTCCGACCGGAGCTGGCTCCTGAACGAGCAGCGGAAGCTGTACGCGCGAAGTTATGAAAACCCCGTCTACGTCTTCTGCAAGCTGTGGGGCCTCATTACCGACCCCCGCAACCTGCGGACTGCCTTTGCGCGAGTCGCCAGCAATCGAGGACGACGCACAGCAGGCGTAGACGGTCTCACGGCCAGGAAGGTCGTAGCGAAAGGGGTGGACACGTTCATCGACGAGGTACGGAAGGAACTGCGCTCCGGCGCATACCGACCTTGCCCCGTCCGGCGCGTCCTCATCCCCAAGCCAGGACAGCCCTGGAAGTTTCGCCCCCTGGGCATCCCGACCGTGAGAGACAGGGTCGTACAAGCAGCCGTGAAGAACATCCTGGAGCCGATATTCGAGGCGGATTTCTTCCCGTCCTCGTACGGATTCCGGCCCGGTCGAAGCGCGCATGCGGCACTGGAGGAGCTGCGCAAGCTGCTCCTCCCTCAGCACGCCAACACCGAAGCCGGGACCGAGATTCGACTCCCATACCAGTGGGCCATCGAAGGGGACATCAAGGGTTGCTTCGACAACATCGACCATCACGGTCTGATGGAGCGGGTTCGCCGTCGCGTCGGCGATACGAAGGTGAATCGGCTCATCGTGGCGTTCTTGAAGGCTGGTGTCATGGCGGAGGAGCAGTTCCTCCGCAGCAGCACCGGCACGCCCCAAGGCGGAATCTTGTCACCTCTTCTCGCGAACATCGCGCTGGCAGTCATCGACGAACGGTACGAGCGCCACGTGTGGCCTCGCCGGACGCCGACGCTCCTGCACGACACGAGAATGGTACAGCTACGAGCAGCGCAGAATCGCAACAACGACAGGCGGTCGCGAAGAGACGGCCGACTCGTGCTCGTCCCCATCCGGTACGCAGATGACTTCATTATTCTCGTGGGTGCGAAGCCCGGTCCCGGCAGTCATGAACGGGCCCGTACGGCTGCGCTCGCAGAGAAGGCCGCTCTCGCAGCGCTCCTCAAGGAGACGCTGAACTTGGAACTCTCGGAAGCGAAGACGGCCATCACACCAGTGACGAGCCCGATGCGCTTCCTCGGGCACCATGTTCGAGTGCAGCGAAGCCCGATGTACGGGTGGAACAGCAAGTGCGTCATCCCCAAGGAGCGCAGCAAGCGTCTGCGCTCGTTGGTCCGAGAGCACTTCCGCGGCGATACGCGCAACGCGACGCTCAAGAAGCGCCTCGACCTGCTCAACCCAACCCTGCGCGGGTGGAGCAACTACTATCGTCACGCATGGGGGGCGAAGCGCGTCTTCGCCGCCCTCGACTCACACGTGTGGTGGACCATTCGCCGATGGCTCACTGCCAAGCACACAAAGGTCGGCATGCGACGCCTCTACGCGCAATACGGCTGGCGAAAGCCAGGCGGCCGTACGTGGCGATGGCGCGAGGGCAGCACCGTCCCATTCGAGATGGTGCGTCAGCGCGTTGAACGGTATAGACACGCGTGGATGAAGACCCCCGACTTCGCGTCAACGTCGAGGGAGAGCCCGGTGCACAACGAAAGGTGCACGCCGGGTTCGGCTGGGGGCGCGCGGAAACCGGCCGGCGCAAGCCGGACACGGCGCCGCGCGCCCACCAAACCACGGTGA
- a CDS encoding phage tail protein has protein sequence MAIIGQPRSFHKRFKFLCEADGLGHSGFQKCSELSVEVANIQYFEGGSLIPNKSPGRLTFSDVTLERGATQDHELFDWFQDVVHTTSGLGLPDSLYKRNLDIVQQDRDGTTLRRWSLAHAWPVKFVAGEWDNESDENVIESVTLTYDFFELGAPG, from the coding sequence ATGGCCATCATCGGACAGCCGCGCAGCTTCCATAAGCGCTTCAAGTTTTTGTGCGAGGCCGACGGCCTCGGGCACTCGGGCTTTCAAAAATGCTCCGAGCTGTCCGTCGAGGTCGCCAACATCCAATACTTCGAGGGCGGCAGCCTCATCCCCAACAAGTCCCCGGGGCGCCTCACGTTCTCCGACGTCACCCTCGAGCGCGGCGCCACGCAGGATCACGAACTATTCGACTGGTTCCAGGACGTCGTGCACACCACCAGCGGCCTGGGCCTTCCGGACAGCCTCTACAAGCGCAACCTGGATATCGTCCAGCAGGACAGGGACGGCACCACGCTGCGCCGGTGGAGCCTCGCGCACGCCTGGCCAGTGAAGTTCGTCGCAGGCGAATGGGACAACGAGTCGGATGAGAACGTCATCGAGTCCGTCACCCTCACCTACGACTTCTTCGAGCTGGGTGCGCCAGGATAA
- a CDS encoding phage tail sheath family protein — MARDGLVFAVLDSPAGYSATDIVSYVSQEAALEGLSEHAALYWPRVKVLNPARGVFGNLEQLVIPPSGIIAGVFARNDGARPGGVYEAPAGIEAGRMFGVLGFESKECLEEKKRDLVYPRRINPLTTGPGLPRFIDGSRTLKASGNFPYVAERRGVSFIERSLKSGLQFARHRNNTEGLRAQVRRSIAAFLLAQMKNGAFRSQEPAKAFFVDVSDALNPPSVVFAGKLVARIGLATNKPAEFIVLRIAQDTRALEAELASAGL, encoded by the coding sequence GTGGCGCGCGACGGCCTCGTCTTCGCCGTCCTCGACTCGCCCGCGGGCTACAGCGCCACGGACATCGTCTCCTACGTCTCGCAGGAGGCCGCCCTCGAAGGGCTCTCTGAGCACGCGGCCCTCTACTGGCCCCGCGTCAAGGTGCTCAACCCCGCCCGCGGCGTCTTCGGCAACCTCGAGCAGCTCGTCATCCCACCCTCCGGCATCATCGCCGGCGTCTTCGCGCGCAACGACGGCGCGCGCCCCGGTGGTGTGTACGAGGCTCCCGCGGGTATCGAGGCCGGGCGCATGTTCGGCGTCCTGGGCTTCGAGTCCAAGGAGTGCCTCGAAGAGAAGAAGCGGGACCTCGTCTACCCCCGCCGCATCAATCCGCTCACCACCGGGCCCGGCCTGCCGCGCTTCATCGACGGCAGCCGCACGCTGAAGGCCAGCGGCAACTTCCCCTACGTCGCAGAGCGGCGCGGGGTGTCCTTCATCGAGCGCAGCCTCAAGTCGGGGCTGCAATTCGCCCGGCACCGCAACAACACCGAGGGGCTGCGCGCCCAGGTACGGCGCTCCATTGCCGCCTTCCTGCTCGCGCAGATGAAGAACGGGGCCTTCCGCAGTCAGGAGCCCGCCAAGGCCTTCTTCGTTGACGTCTCGGACGCGCTCAATCCGCCGTCCGTGGTCTTCGCCGGCAAGCTGGTGGCGCGCATCGGGCTCGCCACCAACAAGCCTGCCGAGTTCATTGTCCTGCGCATCGCCCAGGACACCCGCGCCCTCGAAGCCGAGCTGGCTTCGGCGGGCCTGTAA